The sequence CTCACATGATCATTTCTTTATGAAGGCAGTCGattactttttttctttttttatcccCACATGTACGACAACCCTAATCCCCAAATCAAACGATGGAACGGGGTCGGCTCTATATACAGCTTTTGCTGCGAGGCGAATCTCCACGTCCGAGTTGTTGAAATCTTATCAAATATATGTGGCGTCATGCCCCTTTAAGAGGATGTCGAACATATTCGCAAACAAGTCGATAGAGAGGTACACGAGGAAGGCACCAAGGGTTCATATCATTGATTTCGGGATCCTGTATGGTTTTCAATGGCCTTGTTTGATCCAAGGCGTGTCATTGAGGCCGGGAGGCGCTCCTCGGTTGAAAATAACGGGCATTGATTTCCCTCAGCCGGGATTCAAGCCGGCTGAGAGGGTGGAGCAGACAGGGCGTCGTTTGATGAGCTACGTACTGCAAGAGATTTAATGTCCCTTTTGAGTATAATGTCATAGCTAAAAAGTGGGAGAATATTGGTATGGAGGACCTCAAAATTGAAAGAGATGAAATGGTGGTTGTTAATTGCTTGTACAGGCTGCATCATGTGCCTGATGAATCCGCAGGTGTGAATAGCCCTCGGGATGGTGGTTGTTAATTGCTTGTTAAATGCCCTTTCTTGTTGGAAGCCTATACAAGAATGAGTTTCGAGGAAATTGATATTAAAATCCATGTCCGATTCGTTTCTTTTCTTAACTTTTTCAAACAAGTACTTGAAATTGAGTTTTACATATCTATTGTACAACTATATGATGGATAATTAAGTTACCCTTGGAGCTTGTTAACTCACAAAAGTGAAAAATCGAATATATTATTGGAGTATttagtaaaatttattattagttCAATTGGCTTTGTAATTGATTATTATTACAGctatattgaattatttttcttcGTATATAAGTTTTCTATTatccaaaatattttctaatttttttattagtataaCTTTATTAACTAAATTATGAGAATATGTGTAAAAATTTCttgaattaatattataaatatttaattttcaatgatATTTTAACTATGTGTGAAAAATAAACCGACTTGTATATTTGACAGATGTAAAGATATATGAAATGGAGATATATTCATAATTAtccgcttttttttttttgccaaagAAGATAAATTCGTATTTGACAGATGTAATGGACTGCTTTCACAAAGAAATGATCATGTGAGAGGCACATGATGTGGGTCAACGTTAATATTAACGTCAAGATAACGGCAGTGACCAATTCGGGAAGATTTTGAAAACTTGAAGGATTAATTAAGCAGTCAAAAATGAAGAGGGACTGAAATGGGAAAAACGGTAAACAATAAGGACGAAAATGAGCATTATCCCGATAAGGTCATTAACATAATAAAGTGGACAAAGGCCATCATTTCCATAGCTTCAAGAAAATCCCTCAACTTCTTCCCTCTTCTGGAATTTAAAACTCATGCTAGTTCTCTAACTATAGTATCTAGATTAGGTATATATAGTAAGGGGACGTGTTCGCCGGCGGCTAGCCCTGCCGCAAAGAAGTGCATTCTTTGGGATCGGGTACTCATCTCTCAACGAAGTGGAAGTGGTGTACACTCTCAGATAAAACTGTTGGCCCAAGTATTGCCGAGCCCAGAACTCCGATCTCAGATTCCACATTCCGACATTATCCAGTGCCACGTGAATCGCAGTCCAGGACTTAGGATATACCTGCAACAACCCAAATAACTAAGTTTATGCCACATTTTTTAGGTCGTTTTCGCGAGGACTAACGTTTATTTGGACGTCGACCCTAAAGACCCTTTAAaacaaaacttaaaaaaaagaaaagaaaagaaatttcaTATATAGTAACTCTAGAACTGCATTGAAATCCATTGAGATGTTGGCTCTCTCAAATAAAAATTCCCGAGTCTTCTTACCTGAACGGTGCAACGAGAGACTGCATCACGGAGATTGTACTGGTTCCTACTAGCTGAACTCCATTGCCCTCCATCCATTCTGATTTTTAGATCAAATCAGTATGATCACTTATCCCTACTAAGAGTGtggatgtgtgtgtgtgtgtgtgtgtgtgtgtgtgcactCTATGTTAAGGTGCTCACCCAACTACAAAGAAGGAGTAGCCATTGAGGTGATAGCTCTGCAAGATATCTTCGTAGTTTTCAAAAACTATTTCGACGAATGACCGATAGTCTGTGTTGAGCACCGACGTATCGAGATGTATCCCTGCGCCATTGGGTACATCAGATATGCGTCCGACGCGATAAACTCCACTTATTTGGTAGTAGTCGGCCAGTTTCAGAGGAGTGTCGGCCGGCACGAAGGACACGCTGTTGATTGCATATCTTTGCTTGCCATTCACCTGACCTGCAGAGCTTGCCAGCCTGATGGTTCTCGCAACAGGTATCATGCCGTAATGATACGAGCCTTGTGGGTTCGGTCTTGGTCCACTCGCTGTAAGATTAGTCCTGCAGAAACAATTATAAGATTTGAGTTTCATCCTTGAAAAAAGTCATGTAATGTcacaattaaataatattttacagtAACGAGATtgtaatgattaaaattttaagaaaatatcaacAATTATGTTGTAGACTGACTATATTTCCAGGCATCCACAAAAAATGTAATCATACATACAACAACGTCCAGGCATAAAAGAAAAGTGaagcatataatatatatatacctgATAGTACGTGCCTGGTTAAGGGACCAATTGATCTCCGTGGTTGGTCCACCAGGTAATGGTCCAGAAGCAGGACGATTCGAGCTTGCGTAGAGAAGAAAGCCGGTTGTAACGATAATAGGAGTGGTGAAACGGGTCGAGGCGACTATGTAGTATCCCTGAGGTGGCTGATCAGCCGTTACAAGAACCGACATGCATTGTCCTACATGAATATCAAGGGAGGAATAGCTAATTTGCATCGTGTGCGTTCCTTCTACTTCCACCACCTTCATCTTGTGCCCTTGAATCCGGAAATTGAGTGAGTTTTGCAAGCCAACGTTGCATAACCTGAGACGGTATGTTTTCCCTGATATGAATTGGGAGTTTACCATCGTTAGATCAAGaaatataaatacataaatttcaCTGAATAATGTTGGTGTTATTAACTTACCCTTTTTAACAGTAACAGAGCTGACATTCGGGCCACGGCCATTGATAAGAATTCCATCTGGAAAAGGTAGTTTTTTTCCCTTGTCAAGAATTGCCTTCAATGCCTGTGAACGAATTGTTAAAGGATAAAAATACATAGTTTGCAtgcaaaataacaaaattagtAGTATCACACAAGGCAACTGATCATAGCATTAATTGATTCTTTTGAGATCCTACAAACGCAGGAATGTAAAATGAATCGAGTCGTCTCGTCAACCGTTCGAGTTCAATTATTGtgaaattaaaagattttacaaTATTATTGCTTGAAAAAGGATGACTTGGCTCacgaattttaattattattatcaatttaataaataaaaatcaatgaaataaattttcatattcatcattaaattttttgattaaCATTCCCTTTGTGAGACCACTGTATTTATacttgattttaaattaaattaactacAGGTGCAAATAATGGGGTTCAATGCTTAGCTTAAAAAATTTTGTACAGCTCACGATGTAGGCTACGTAATTAACCAAATTAACTAATTCGCACTCTTTTTTATGGCCCACTATTTTTCCATATGTGGTTGGCCCAAATACTGGCCTACGACATATATTGGGGCCCAATAAGTTTttataagaataaaatttaaaagtccacgatCCAATACACAATTACACCACCACTGACCGATATCAAAGAGGAGTGGAGTGGAGGTACTTCCAATGTATACTAAACAATAATGATTTGAAAACATATGATATAATCAATTGATAAATCTGTAGATAACTTTTCAAAAACTTGGTCATAGAGTTTTGGTTACCTTGTGATTGGCTTTGTACCAATCTCCGATGAGTAGAGTGTAATCGTCGGCTGGAGGGCCGAAAGGAACCGGGATCAAAGGCCGGCTTAGAATCCGAATGGCTCCGAATCCCCCGGCGGCCTTGTGAAATGCTAGAGATGGGAAATAAAAGAAACTCCCAATTTGATCTTTCATTTGAAGAATGAATGTGAAGTTCTTTCCCGGAGGAATTGGGCAAGTTGTTCCATACACTCCATCTTCGAATGAATTCCTCCTGTTTTGGATCCCATTcctgcattttttttaaaaaaattcttttattttcctAGCACAAATTCTGTTcacatgataaatttaaaacattGCACAATAATATGATATTCCGTTGCTTCgggttaataattttttttaatcaaaatttcaagtacAAGGATAAATCCAAAAATCGACTCCTCATTTTTTCTCTCATTGCAATTCAAGAGAAGGCAGTGGTCAGTGGAGTTTGTTGACAAACTTTATGATATAACAACCCATGTGTGgcttctttatttaatttatgtgagTCCATCTCCCACAATTAAAAATCgtcaaaagttttaaatttgactGTCCTTCTCTCTTTATAATCTCCTTTTATTTTGTTGgtgcatacatacatacatacatacataNGATTTATTACAAGAAGAATACATATATACGTAAAGCTAAATCAATTTATTGTAGAGTAAATCAAAGTAACGGCATCTTGTAGTTGTTCAAGTACATAActaattaaggattttatttaaCTAACCTTAATGAAACGCTACATTTCAAATAGCCCgcttaaattaatttgatgttttatatttatatataaataaaatttatatcttaaattcattttaataatatatatcacttattttaaataaattacgaGTATAAACCAAAAATGCTAGCTTTAGATTTGCAATTTTTCATTTAAGATATTAAGATGATCTAATTGTTACATATAAtttcgcaaaaaaaaaaaaacctatttaattattacttattagaattcaaaattataatgttgaTATTAATGTCACCGTTGAAAGTAGTGTGTTCTTCGTATCCTCCTCGGTCCTCGTACCCTTTGAAAAATAAACATGGAGCAAGCCCCGTTGgcatattataaaattattataatatatattctaaactttttta comes from Primulina huaijiensis isolate GDHJ02 chromosome 2, ASM1229523v2, whole genome shotgun sequence and encodes:
- the LOC140971580 gene encoding L-ascorbate oxidase homolog — protein: MQLRLALLCLFFAIVAAENPYRFFTWNITYGTIYPLGIPQQAILINGKFPGPEIYCVTNDNIIVNVFNSLDEPFLIHWNGIQNRRNSFEDGVYGTTCPIPPGKNFTFILQMKDQIGSFFYFPSLAFHKAAGGFGAIRILSRPLIPVPFGPPADDYTLLIGDWYKANHKALKAILDKGKKLPFPDGILINGRGPNVSSVTVKKGKTYRLRLCNVGLQNSLNFRIQGHKMKVVEVEGTHTMQISYSSLDIHVGQCMSVLVTADQPPQGYYIVASTRFTTPIIVTTGFLLYASSNRPASGPLPGGPTTEINWSLNQARTIRTNLTASGPRPNPQGSYHYGMIPVARTIRLASSAGQVNGKQRYAINSVSFVPADTPLKLADYYQISGVYRVGRISDVPNGAGIHLDTSVLNTDYRSFVEIVFENYEDILQSYHLNGYSFFVVGMDGGQWSSASRNQYNLRDAVSRCTVQVYPKSWTAIHVALDNVGMWNLRSEFWARQYLGQQFYLRVYTTSTSLRDEYPIPKNALLCGRASRRRTRPLTIYT